The segment GGTCTAACTCCTCCATAATCAAAGCTGCATATTCCTCTGCTTGTTCTTTCAATCTTGATAGCTTATTTGCAGATGCACTCAGCATTATAATCTGTAATAATCAATTTTCATTTTTGCAAAAAAAGGGATAAGGACCTTTCATAATGTTAAGTAAGACATCTCTATTACATATTGTGTCACGGTCTAAACCAACTTGAATATTTAGTcaaaaccaattaaaaaataacaaatttcaACATACATGCCACCTTAGTTACAGATAAGAATCTAAAGACGTTGGTAAAATACGAAGGACAAGAAAATTcgcattttgtttctttttatttttataatatagatgGAGTGGTTAGTATATCAGCATTTCATGCGATTTAAGGTCACCAAATCCCCGCCTAACTTtgagtatatataaaaaaaaactagtttgaATTTTACGaataatctaaaatttaaatatttgtttaactGAATAATTAATGACACAATCAATGACGTTAATTGTCTGTTTCTTATAAATATGGAGTATTTTTAAAACTAGTCAACATTTAATTAATTACCTCCTTTACTTCCTCTTCTGTAATTCTCCCATCTTCATTCTTGTCCACTCTGTAATTTCCGACAAGAAAAGGTGATTAATAGATTATGATCGATTGCGTATTAATTAAAGTCAAAGGTTCTGTAATAAGAAAACGAGTTTAGTATAATTAAAACATACGCATCGTCAGGAACAATAATTCCCGCACACATGCAAATTACCATTATCATAATTAAGAAGACTGATCTGGAGGGATCGTTTATAGTAAAATGATTATTATGAGCTTTTAAGATAATGATTATTAGTAGGAAAAGCATGATTACGAGTAGTAATCTCATTACTTAATCATTAAGTAACTTTCTCTTttccatttcaaaaaaaaagaaaagaaacttacATGTCGAAGAAGATCTGGAGACGAGAATCGAAGCTATCGTCGTTGATTTGCAACCAATACTCGTAAAGCTCATCGTGGCTGATCTTCTCAACTTTTAATCTCCTTCTCCTGCTCAATGCGTCGTATAGCTCCAATGCAAACTCCTTTGAATCTTTCATTCCTGAGgacagaaaaaaaacaaaatcaacttcttgaaaaaaacataatcgAGTTCTTGAAAAAAAGAACATGATCGAGTTTCGAACCTATGCACTGGGCGAAGTCGGAGCGATAGATGTAACCGTTCTTAGCAAGCTTTTCGAAGTTGGTCTGAACATCGTTCCATCCTTCAACGTTCTTGTTCTTATTGCTTATGAATCTTAACCCACGTAAAGCTCTCTGAGCACTAGACCGAGTCCGATCTAGCTGAGCTCGTTGTTTCCGCAACGCTCGTGCCTCTAGCGCCGAGTTCACTATACCTCCTCCACCGCCGTTTTGGTTCGCTGAGGTTAACGTGCCGGAGAAGGAACGAGACCACGAGAACCGCTTCAGCTCATGCGATAGCTGCTTCGCCTTCGCCACTGCCTCCGCCTTGAGCTCCTGCGAGAACTGCCGGAGCCGATTCGACGAGGTGCGTTTCATCGTCGGAGATCTCGAGATCGATGCCGGAGTCATTATCCCCCCGCCGGCTCCACCACCGGCGGTTTCGTCGGAGATATCGATGTTAATGGAGGTTGCTGGCTCGACGCTTCGAAGGACGATGGTGTCATCGTCTTGGAGATCGATCGTGACCTCAACGAACTCTTCACCGTAACCGCCGTTGGAGCATTCGGTTCCGGGAGAGGTGGATGCACTTCCGACGGCGAGTTTTCCGGCGGAAACGGAATCAAACGACCACCGGCGACGATCGTTCTTGGAGAACGGCCTCATGGAAAGATCCGGCGAACACTAGGGATGAAACTGTTGGGGGAAGGATGAATATACACGTAGCATATACAGTAGTATATATATTGGTAGGTGGAATCTTTGAAAGGAGGagagggaaagagagagagggagagagagagatctcaaACGCGTCGTGGCTCAGTGGAGAAAGCCATTTTTCACGCGCTGTGCATATCTGTGCTTTATAGGcgaggggagagagagagagagagaaagtgatgCAGAGGTAAAaaagactagagagagagaaagagagaaacgcACTGAAGCAGAACGTTGACGAAGAGAGAGGAAACACGGCCCATGAGGTTCGAACTGGACCGGCAAAAAGTTTGCGCAATATactctttttgaaaaaaaaaaactttacaataataacattgattttttaatgtttttatccGAATGTCCTCGAAAGAGATCTGACTACCGCCTAATGACCGTCTACCGGAGTTAAGCCGGAAATCTGCCGAAAATATCTAAGAGGCAATGAAACTCACAGCTGTTAACTGTTTATCACAAGACCACGAGCGTCCGGtttgatttttaatgtttttatcttcttataattttattttgttattgattgacaaaaatattaaactatattttgtttaccagaattttttttattctcctTCTAAACTTGAGCACATCAAATTTACAATTTGCAAAATAGaacaaattattttgtaaaaatacaTGTTGCTCCTAAATCAAACTACAAAGAAAGTTAAATATTATGTTTGGGTTCTACGTTTTAAATTCAGGGTttaaatttcctttttattatgaatttttattcttttgataCTGAAATTATACAGTTTAATTAGAATTCTAAATTTGGTGTTAGGTTTAAGGTCTGGGACAAAAAAAActagtgctattttggagaatttatcttttcctttttcaagtTTATCCGTAAATATCACTAATAGTTTGCTCTTTTATGAAGTATGTAAGACATGTATACTACTGTATCCATGGCGTTTTACACAAGTGAGAAGTGACTGTGTGAATGTAATTTGTCTCTCTGTTAAGTCTACTTAAGTCTATTTCGCCTGACGCGTTTTTGCCAAAGTTGTGCTTGTAAATCTCTGAGAGAAAAACAAAAGGGACGACTTTGAATAAAAGCTTGGACGAAACTTTTGGATAGAAGTGTTGTAGTGATTGATGTAGTATATCGTCAAGTCCACGACGACGACAAATATATTCTCATAACTGAAACGAGTTTAGTTTAAGAAGAGCAAACTAATTTTGATAACAGCATTTTTAAAgtgattcaaaatattttacatcAAACTGAGTATGTTTCATGGGTTGTCGAATAATCTTGTATCGCGGATACTCACATAAGACACGGAGTTGCTTaccaatatattatttataggAAGGCACACATGCCAATTTATATCTCGAGTGGTTGTGTGCGcctcttcatttttttcatagAGATTTCAATTCAAATATTAGGCTGTGTTAAAgttgtaaaataaaaacaaaaagctcCATGCAAGTATGAAAGTTAAATGTGAAAAATTTGATGAAGATCTTTTgtcaaaaaacaatttttttgatgaagattttgaCTGTACTATACCTGAACCTGATATTAAAATATCGTGTTATTCTCGGGGGCGGACGGACGCCTACGGTAAGGGACACGTACAcccaactgtttttttttcctttgaatGTTCTATGTTAATTTGATTAAAATTCTTTTAGTTTACTGAATAAACAACAAAAGTGCCTCcaattcaattttgtttctgTTGTTTTTAGTATTGTACCCCCAACTAAATTTTTTTCATCCGCCACTGGTTATTCAATATAACGAGCCCACTTATCGTATAATTGGTTATTTACTGAAGCATGATTAATGATAGATTAGTATATCACACGTTAGAAAAACACAATGAAACCTTCTTTTATTCCAGCAGTTTCATACATGATACATCTATTCATCAATAAATCTTTTTTGGTGAACGCCGCTAGTTGTGGTAGCGACTAAAATTATAGTAAGATGAAAAGCAAATTTAACGGCACGGAAATTAAAATGAACGCTGATAAACTGTCGAAAGTACAAAATATGGGGAAGCAGCTGATGTTGAAATATTCAGCATTGCATTTACTCTTCGCGATCAGCCGCAGCGTCAAGAAAAGCAGGCTGGCAGTGTTTCACTGGTGCTGTGTTTTGCAGCAGTGATAGCTTAAATTTTCAGTCGTTGCCGCAACTACCCGCGTTCATCAAAAGAACAGCCCTAATATATTagtatctattttttatgttggcCATATTAGTAGCTGGTTAGATTAATTGGTTTAATATTTAAGCAATAAATCTGTGGGTTAGTGATTAACTCAAATTAGAAGGTTATTTAACTTTCCATGCGTCTAatcagtttttagtttttacccTGGTTTATGATCAAGAGTCAGTGGGTTTCGTTATGTTTCATGTATGTATGCAGGTGTGGTTCAATGTTTCAACTTCTTCATGAACTAAGTAGAAATCAGAACTTATTAAGATTGCGACTTAGCAACAAACTAATGTGGACTAATTGGACATTCTAAACTTCAAAACGAAATGTCGATTAATCTAAGAAATATttaattagtttctttttaGACGTTTACTGAGGAACTTTGTCTCCTTTATTTTTGTTAGTCTTTGGAAAAAATTTCGTAATCTACCAAGtaattacttatatatatataatatttgtgtTGATTGATGAACTGAGCCACACATGATAGTTTGAAAGCTAGCTAATCCGTATATTACGATGTGTGTTCGACCCTAATTGacatcaaaattattatttatagaaaaatgaaACTGTATTATGACATCTCATACTAGAATCATACTAGAACCAATGAGTACGATGGTTCTAATTTTTACGATTTACTTGTTGATCATCTCCTTGAAAATTAGGGTAAGTGATTGGTAAGGgctgtaactttatatttttgactGTAAAATTTAACCCGTAGATTTATTTATCGTAGATTTTTCTGctataactttgaaaacaaaactatctatatcaatttttaaattttctagaAATGTTTTTGTTGAAGgttttttatagaattttttttgattGATTGACATATATAATTCTGAACTAAATTTTGGTTTCTAAAGTATTTACAGTAACAACCAATCACTCCAATATGTGAGTTAATATTCTAAAGCAGTATGTTAAGATGTTGTCAAATTAATCGGATTGTAAAAGTCAAGCTTGATTCTAGTTGCTATAGAAATATTTTCAGACATAACTAACctcaatttaataaaacttgtCTTTTCACGCTTAGCCAAttacaatttaataaaatataattgttaaTGTAGCCACTAAACAAGTTCTTAAAGTTATGTGGATGAACAATCATAGGTTTTTAACAAACTCGTATTTAAGAGAGAAATTGCGTATATAAACACACttgggtatatatatatatatatatatatttagaatttttGTCATTCTATATTCTGCAACTTTTATAATTTCGTAGGAAAATAACTTGTCCCAAGAGTTAGTAAAGTATGCATCTGAACTCCAAGGTTGCAATGAAGAAAAGAAGTCTActgaaagaaaatatatttagattaaTATACGAGACCTTAATATACTTACAACATTTTCCCTTAACTGCAGATTATAAAATCTAAGGGGAGTTAACCCACCTGCTTGACTTTCAGGCTTTCAAATTTTGACTTATCATGTGCTTTTCGATGAACTAAACtgttaattacaaaaataggtACCTTTATTGATTAAAGCCAAACTCTAACTGTTGCTTTGTTTAATTTATTGTGTTAATGATTATATGTTTTGCAGAATATAAAGTTCCTCTTTACGTAGGTACATAACATAAACTTACCAAAATTAATGGTCACCAagtcaaaagttttttttttttgtaacatgtcAAAAgtttgtaatatgtttatagaCGACAAGTTATAGACTTActgatatattatttatttttgaaccCAAAACAAACAATGTATCATCCAAACTTCTGGGCTTCTAGAAGAAAATTACGTGATGGAGGCCCAATACAATGAGAGAAAAGGGGCCCACCATATATCTCCGAAGTCAATGACGCAACTACTTATAACTTACAAAAGAGGATCTATGccatcttatttatttttatcttatttatttttattaaaaatctttgaaaattatatatttatcgtCGTTGcttattttatttaacatttaCAGTTCTTTTTACCCTCCCAACTTTCACTAACGAGGAAAAATGTATGATTATGCGGATTTAAGTCTAGACGATGACATAAAGCTAGAATTAGTAAAATACTTTCTTATCACAAACATATAACTTCTTAGATCAAGAAAATTGGCTTGATGCAAAAAGCAAGAAAACgataaaaaatggaataaagtatttgatccaaaaaaaacaaatggaaTAAAGTACGAACAAATTGGTTTGTcgccaaaaaaaagaagaacaaaatgGTTTATCATAAATCATTTTCTCGTTTTACAATTTTGTGTTAATGACTATCAAATTTTAAAGCGGTTATACCAGATATCAagcttataaattaatattttattttaagaagttTCAATATGTTAGATTTGATTGAATCAATATTTCAGTTGGGAATTTTGTTCTCAATTGtacttcaaaatagagtacAATTTCACATTGTAGTCTCTGGTGTACTATTTGATAGAGAATTTTCTATTGTACTACTTTGATATGATGCTTTTAGAAAAAGTTGGTAAAATTAATTCTCCGGTTTCTATCAAACTCATAGATTCAATTCCTCGGTTTTTCTGTGAAAACTTAAAATGTAATTCATTTAAATAACCagtaaataaaacataatttcaaaAGTATGTTAAAACACGTAAGAAATACGAACTCTCCGATCGCGATCGGTGTGACACCACATACATAAAGTTTGAACTAGAGCCGACCTCATGATGgctttccaaaattaaaaatatattatcttaGGTTAAACTAACTATTTATAAACAACCCATTAGTTACACATGTGTAGCGTATGCCTTTtcaacaaataaacaaaaagttaTTCTATCTTTTTTGTGGTTGAAAGAATGTTTAAATTAATCCTCAAAAAGGatgtttaaattaaaaacaGTTAAATGATACAAGACTATGACTTATGATTTATGAGCCAAACAGTATTTTACAAGGAACATAAGATAGAGGAGGTTCCTAAGAAGAGGAGGGTAAAGATTACATACAAGTTGACCCGTTGAACACGAGTCTTGTGGTAGTCTTCCACAATCACGACTCCTGCAACCGCTACCGACGATATGAAACTAATATACCACGTCTTGGAAACTACTTTTGTGGACAAAAGCTTTTTAGCGTTACACGGCTTAGGCGCCTGAAAATTTGGAAACAAGAACAAGTTTGAGCAGTGACGCGTTCACTGCGTTTGGTGAAAACGTAAAAGGCCACTATGACTATTAAATTTTAagtcaattatttatttttaatttactagttgtaaatataaaatacttcAAATTCATGAGAATCTTATTTGTACGCGTCGTCTGATTTGTGACCAAGAATACTGTGTTGTTGGTGGAGACTAAAAAGAACAATTCCAAATTTAGGAGTTGACGAAATTTTCAAAGCTAATAGTCTAAATGTGATATGATAACTAGAAGCAGACCAAACTCTAACAACCATCTATATTGTGACAAAAATGAAGCCTCCTATTTTCTGTTCAACACGTTAAAGGGACATATTTCAAATTGTTATTCCCCTCTCTTTCcaaaagatattttaaaatgttaaaaatatttttaatttttagtttttataaaattttaaagtaaacAATTTCCACTGATTCTAAACCAATAGCAATTAACAATTTTACTACCGTCCATAAATATTCTTAATAGttaaaaattgtttatattaattaatgaaatgtgcctttagattttttaataagtttatcttttaagatacaattaacaatgtaactaaaatattttttggtatcCACAAAAGTGGTGAAATACATCTTACATATCCAGTACTCTGTGTGCCAAGAAAACTGACCATTATGTCTATGAAAACACCACGTTAAAATAGTTTGTTGCAAAAAGCCACTTATAACATTCATGCACTCCATTACCCGTGAAACATGAAAATACTACATCAAATATTCCTAGCTCCATTTGaccaagaaaaaagaaatatttctAGCTCCTATTATTGTTTCTTCTACTCTTTCCTACTGCAAAACCATCTCTAACCTCAAAATTTATCTGAACTTTCCAAAGCCTCATCAACGTAACATGGAAATCTTTATTTGAAATTCAATACCAACCATATGTGCGCACAAAGACCAATAATGGTAGTGCATACATACTACTACAAAGATATTGAAGTTGGGATTTATATCATTAACCTCGTCGAATTAATAATCTTTAAACACAACAGACCTTAAAAGAACTGTGTGGCTACAActacaaatgaaaaaaatttgTTACAACATTGAAGGCAATacatatataaactatatatatatagtcttcTGCACCTCCTAAACTGTGCAAATAGAGAACTTACCTTACACCGTGACAACATTCATATTTACATACGACTCCTACGAAGTGGTTTTGTCCCCTTGTAATACCAGACCGGCTTTGTGTAAATAAGATTGGTTTTTATAATGGATCTATCAACCGATTCCTGGAAACCTCCGAGCCTTATGAGGATAAGTGGAAGACTTTTGGAGTGTTCTCGTTGGTGGTGGAGGCGGCGGCATCATCATACGGGAATGATTCTTGAACTTGCTTGAAGATGAATGTTTTCTATCTGACTCTATTGCGGATGCTGATGAGCTTgggaatgatactttcttgttCTCCATTGTCGATAGTTTCAGTCTCTTTGAGGGCTTAGGAAGATGGTGGCGATCATGATGATTATGCAGCGCTGCTGAATCTTTTCTCACGTGGTTGTTCTTCTTGCTGCTTGAGATAAGATGTAAGGAGGAGGATGACTCAGTTGTTCCGTGCCTTTCAAGAGGCGTTTCTATTAGTTTGGATTTGCGGGCCTTCATTGACTTCTGAGAAAGCTTCGTTGGCCACCTGAGGATTCCGTTTGGGTTGTTGTTGTGGTTTCCGGATTGGACTGCAAAGTCACAAAGCGTTTGAGCAGCTGCTAGTAGCTGAGGACAGGATCGAGCTGCAGGAAAACATAGCATCAATCATAAGACTAGGTGATGAGAAATTGAGTAATAGCATTTGTGAAAACATACCATCGTCTTGAACATCTCGCGAGCCCTCTGCTTCTGCATTTGATGAGATACAAATCCATATCATACAATTTTAGTTAAGAGAATAAAAGGGTGAAAATTTAGATTCTTACCTGTAGGAACACATGACGCTTTTTGAAAGGTAGACACAGATGCTTCTGTGCACTGGCACGAAGTGGTCTTAGTTCCAGCACCGGTTTGCTTCTGTACTGGAAGGACTAAGCTTTGGTTGAAAGTGAGTGAATCCAAATTTGCGAAATGATTTGTTATACTCTCGTGAGAGCTCATAGTAGTCTCCGCTATTCTTAGCCATCGTCCTTGACAAAGCGTTTTGCCGGTAAGAAGCTTTGCAGCTTCCGAGTTGGTTCTAGAGCTCGCATTATAAGCCTGTGACCAAGGGAAATGTGGCAATCCGCCACGTATAGGTAGTTGTTTAGCTGAACGCTGCTGATCTGACATGTTCTTAGAGTTCTGAGAAGGTTTTGAAGCGTCTTGGAGTAGAGAGTCTAAATCTTTCGGCGAAGGAAGCCCTAATCTTTTCAATACATCGCCAGACTCGCATAATGGAAAATTAAGTGGTGAGGAAGGAAACTCAGGATTGACACAATGATCCTGAAAATACACAAGAGTAGATAACTTTTCAGTTGAATCAACGGAAGCATACAGAAGCATCTAAGGCCATGTCAGAACATATATGAAATTTCAAAGTATTGAATTAGGTAACACACCTTAGAAGATGAGGATAGATCTCCATCAAGAGCATTTACTTTAACGCTGTTTTCACCATTTACTGTGGCAGAGATAGAGCTAGGCGACTCCAGAGATCTGCTGCTGATGCAAGCGTCCAATTCAGcagagatttgtgattgaaCAGGCCTTCTAGTTGGAAGAACAGACCAAACATTTCTGACTACACTCAGCAAAGTGTCATTATTAGTCTTGTCAAGTTTCTTCATTTTGTCTTTGCCCAAAGGAGGACACTCATAAGAGCCTTCAAGAAGCTTGTTCAGTGACAAATCTTCAACGAGTTTGGTAACATCATTTATATCAGGCTTCAAGCCATAGGCACCTGCAGGCAAGGCAGATTATGACTTATGAGGTACACAGAACACTAGAAAAAGATCATAGCATGTCATGACATGAGGACAAGACCTTGCCATATCAACAATGTCGTGTTTAAGTGAAAATACTAGTGAAAACACAGGTGCTGTGACTCTCACATAGTCCCATTGGTACTATAGAGATCCAAAGAGTATATCAGCCAATGAAACCTTTTCAGTTTGATGTTAAGGAGACTAAGAGAAAAGAGCCTGAAAATCACCACACAACCAAGGGAACCTCTAGAGCTACATCAAAACAGGTTCACTTGTAAATTCACTTCAAAGTTCAGATTGAAAGTATACAAGAACTAGCCAAAGTAAATGGACCAAATTGAGGACTCATGGTTAAATCAGCAGCCTAGTACTGTTGGATACCACATACCAAAAAAAGCATTCTCGCCAGTGGCTGTATTGACGGTTGAAAAAGTTCTAGTGAGAACTTTTGGAGTCCTCTTATCACTTCGCCTGCCATTACAGCTGCTTCTTTGCTTCACTGCTAAGGGTTTATCTACGCacaacattaaacaaaaaaaaataataagtaaccAAATTAAAAAAGTAGCATCCCGAATCAAACTTCAAGAACATATTACATACTCTTAAGTTACCTGAGAGAGTAGATCCTTGTCCACATAACTCCTTGGAGTCATTATCTCTGACAGTGTCATCTAAAAGAATCAATCTAGACCTTTTGGAAGTAAGGTTACTACTACTACTTCTCGAAAGCTTTCCTCTTTTCCTAGAAGACTCCGCACTTTCAGGACTGGCCATAGGTAGATACCCGTTCTGAGGCTCGGAAGAACTCTCAACTCGGAGTTTGGTAAGCCTATCATGTACAAAGTCGTGCGAGTGCATTAACTTCCGCCATTGAGACGGATCTGATACCCCACTGCTACTCCCTCCTCCTAGAATCTCAAAAAGTTAGCAAATTTACCAAATCTCAGATACACTTTGGATCTATAAAACTAACGGAAGTGATAAAAGATCAAACCTTTCTTACTAATTGAACGCTCAATCTCGACACGAGTCTTGTCacagttgttgttgttgttgtctgcTGTTTTATTCGACGAAACCCTAACTCCGCCGCACCCTTCGGATCCCATAAGCTTAGCCTGCAACGAAACCTCCAAAACGTCCATCAGAAGACGACATCGCAACCGTGTAGGCTGCGAGACGAAGAAgacatctcttcttcttcttcttcttcttcttcttcaagctaAGAAAAGGTTCGATCGAGCTCGAGAGAAGCTAATTTAATTCGAGTGGGAAAATCGAAAGCTCGAAAGGAGTGAGATTGATTTAGGGATTTGACGATTTGGGGGAAGAAGGCGATGGTGCGGCTGCGTGGTTGATTTTTTCTAgggcaaaagaaaaaaaatgaaagtggATTAAAGATGAGTATTTATAGTTTTTGGAAAATTAATTTTGTCATCTTTGGATATGCTCTGTGTTCCGGTGTGCTCGTCTCCACCGGTGCGCGTGACGTGTTCACTGCATTATTGCTGTAGAGAGTGATTAGCAACCGTTCGATGCATACTGGTGACGAGGATTTTGTGATCTGACGGCTTTACTGAGTCGTGTAGGCTTTGGCACGTATATTTTTTGGTGAGTTTCTGAAATTTTCCCATGGAGTGTTCAGGTGTTGGCTTGGGCATATTTATGGGCTAATTGGCTGAAtagccacaaaaaaaaataaagtcaaGAAAATGGACAAGATTTTGACGTAATGCATTCGTTCGctttttgtcttcttttttaCCGGTTATGTCCTTATACATAAGAAGTTACCGGTTCCAACTCATGGAGAAAACAACGTGGTGATTTTGTGTCCTTTAATAACAATAACACACCTTAGAAAGCGCGTGGATAAACCATATTCgaaagcaaaaaaagaaaacatggaAAGAGACGAGTTGATGAAAAGCTTAAGTGTGAAAGAAACAACGGTGTTTAACAGAGAATGCAAGAATGTAGTTCCatactatatattttagatagaaTAATATAAGTTCAAATATATGGGAGACGTTTCCATTCGACATGGCTAACGTAGAATAGAACCATGTTTGTAATTTAGTAATATAATCACGAACAAAGACAGTGGAGTGGGCGGTTGGAGAGACGCAATGATGTATTTACTGCAATAAATTTACAATTGTGGGTTACAGCTATTCCGTTTTTAAAAGTAGGAGAAAGCCACAAGAATGTAGTTCCatactatatattttagatagaaTAATATAAGTACAAATATATGGGAGACGTTTCCATTCGACATGACTAACGTAGAATAGAACCCTGTTTGTAATTTAGTAATATAATCACGAACAAAGACGGTGGAGTGGGCGGTTGGGGAGAGGCAATGATGTATTTACTGCAATAAATTTACAATTGTGGGTTACAGCTCTTCTGTTTTTAAGAGTAGGAGAAAGCCATGTACACAAGATAGATTTACTGAAGATATTATAAAGTGAACAACGTGGAGGGTTTGTCTGCCACAGTAACAATCACATATAATAAGGATCATTGTGCGCAGCTGTCTTGAACACGTATGAAGGAGGATATAAATCAAGAGTAGTGACGAACAGATATGAGGGAGATAGAATCTTTGTTAACATAACGGCGATCTGAAGATGATGACATAAATTCTATTCCGATTGTATAGCATTCCATACTACGTCACGTACGTAGAATGGTTTATTGTAAGTTCATTTACAATGGAGTGATGGTGTTCTTAATTTTAGAACCGTGATAAGGTGCATGGCGAAAGTAAAATATGAAATGGTTTACATAAAGTCAAGCCGAATTCAGTAAAACCGTCCAATTTAGACGACAAAACTTTCTGTTTGACATGAGTCAGATggaatgtaatatatattatgaacgTAACTAGATACATGTGAAGAA is part of the Brassica rapa cultivar Chiifu-401-42 chromosome A09, CAAS_Brap_v3.01, whole genome shotgun sequence genome and harbors:
- the LOC103838120 gene encoding uncharacterized protein LOC103838120 encodes the protein MDVLEVSLQAKLMGSEGCGGVRVSSNKTADNNNNNCDKTRVEIERSISKKGGGSSSGVSDPSQWRKLMHSHDFVHDRLTKLRVESSSEPQNGYLPMASPESAESSRKRGKLSRSSSSNLTSKRSRLILLDDTVRDNDSKELCGQGSTLSDKPLAVKQRSSCNGRRSDKRTPKVLTRTFSTVNTATGENAFFGAYGLKPDINDVTKLVEDLSLNKLLEGSYECPPLGKDKMKKLDKTNNDTLLSVVRNVWSVLPTRRPVQSQISAELDACISSRSLESPSSISATVNGENSVKVNALDGDLSSSSKDHCVNPEFPSSPLNFPLCESGDVLKRLGLPSPKDLDSLLQDASKPSQNSKNMSDQQRSAKQLPIRGGLPHFPWSQAYNASSRTNSEAAKLLTGKTLCQGRWLRIAETTMSSHESITNHFANLDSLTFNQSLVLPVQKQTGAGTKTTSCQCTEASVSTFQKASCVPTEAEGSRDVQDDARSCPQLLAAAQTLCDFAVQSGNHNNNPNGILRWPTKLSQKSMKARKSKLIETPLERHGTTESSSSLHLISSSKKNNHVRKDSAALHNHHDRHHLPKPSKRLKLSTMENKKVSFPSSSASAIESDRKHSSSSKFKNHSRMMMPPPPPPTRTLQKSSTYPHKARRFPGIG